The Arthrobacter sp. OAP107 DNA segment CCGCAGGAATCGGTGAGCCTGGCCGTGGACACCGGCTTCATTGTGCACAACAACCGCACCTACCCCAACCTGGTCCGGCTGTTCGGCGAGCTGGGCGTGGAGACGCAGGATTCGGACATGACCATGAGCATCCGCTGCGACGGCTGCGGCCTGGAATATGCGGGGGCGAAAGGCGCTGCCGGTGTCCTTGCCAGGCCCGCCAACCTCGCCCGGCCGCGGTTCCTGCTGATGCTTGCCGAGATCCTGAGGTTCTGGCGGAAGGCGCGGGCGCTGCTGGCCAGCCCAGCCGACGGCGCAGCGGAGCACGGCGGACCGGAGGAAACGCTGGGCGAGTTCCTTGAACGCCAACAGTTCAGTGACTACTTCACCTCGCACTTCATGGCGCCGGTGGTCAGCGCTGTCTGGTCCTGCGACCCCACCACGGCCCTGGCCTATCCCGCCCGGTATCTGTTCACCTTCCTCGAACACCACGGCATGCTCGGCATCAAAGGCTCACCGCAGTGGAAGACGGTGAAGGGAGGGTCCCGGCGCTACGTTGAGCGTGTGGTCGACGGTCTCCAGGATGTCCGCCTCTCCAGTCCTGTCCTCGCCGTGCGCCGGATCCCCACCGGAGTGGAAATAACGACGGCGGCAGGAACAGAACACTTCGACGCGGCGGTCATCGCCGCCCACCCCCGCGAAGCACTCGCCATGCTGGCTGAACCTACCCCCGCGGAGGTCCAGGTCCTGGGGAACATCCCGTATTCCGTCAACCACATCAAGTTCCACCGTGATCCGGCGGTGCTGCCGTACAGCCGTGCCGCCCGTGCATCCTGGAACTATCGGCTGCCGACCTGTGCCGCCAGCTTCGGTCTTGTGCTGGTCAGCTACGACCTCACCCGGCTGCAGCGACTCACCCCCGACGACGGCGGCAGCTACATCGTGAGCCTCGGCGAATCGGACCTGATCGAACCGGACTCAGTGCTGCAGGACCTCGTCTACGAGCACCCGCAGTACACGCCCGAATCCGTGGCCGCCCAGGGGCGCCTGGGGGAGCTGGGCGACCACCGGCTGGCCTTCGCCGGTGCGTACCACGGCTGGGGTTTCCACGAGGACGGCGCCGCTTCCGGTGTCCGGGCCGCCGCCAAGCTGGGCCGCGGATGGGAGGATCCCTTCGCTGCGGAGCCGGACTTTCCCGGAACGGAGGCCGCAGCATCGGTTACCGGCCAGGCCGCGGAGCTGGTGCCATGACAGCGGCCATCTACCGGACCAGCATCCGCCATGTGCGGCAGGATCCGTTGAAGAACACCTTCACCTATCGCAGCTACAGCTGGTACGTGGACCTCGATGACCTGCCCAACCTGCCCTGGTGGCTGCGGCCCCTCGCCGGTTTCCATGCGAAGGACCATCTGGGCGATTCAACGTCGAGCATCCGCGAGAACGTAGACCGTTTCCTCGCCCTGAACGGCGAAGGGCACGACGGCGGCACGGTCACCATGCTGGCCAGTGCCAGGGTGCTGGGCCACGTCTTCAACCCGATCAGCCTCTTCTGGTGCCATGACGCCGATGGCAGGCTGCGCGCTGTCATCGCCGAGGTCCACAACACGTACGGCGAACGGCACTGCTACCTCCTGCACCCGGACGGGGCCGGCCGCGCCCGGACCGGCAAGGAATTTTTCGTGTCCCCATTCAACGACGTGGACGGCAGCTACCGGATGAGCCTGCCCGAACCGGCGGACAAACTTGCCGTGGCGGTGGTGCTGGAGCGCGCCGGGCGGAAGCCCTTCACCGCCACCATGACCGGCGACCGGCAGCCTGCCACAGCCCGCAGCATCCTGGCTGCGGCGGCAACAGTACCGCTCGCGCCGCTCCGCGTTGTCCTGCAGATCCGCTGGCAGGGGATCAAACTCTGGGCCCGCGGATTGCCCATCAACAACCGTCCTAACCACCGAGCACAGGAGGCAGTCTCGTGACTGTCACAGATCCGTCATACACAGATCCCGCTTTCAGGGACCCTTCACACCGGCGAACCATGCCAGGCGTGGCCTTCCGGGTGCCGCCGGCGCCGGCGGCCATCGATGCCGAGGTGTGGCCCGGCGTCGCCCGTCCGCCTGCCGGGATCAAAGCGCTGGTTGCCGGCAGGGCCGCCTCCTCACTGTTCCAGGCGGCGGTACGCCGCCTGCCGCTCCGGATTGAATACCCTGACGGGACGGTGCTGGGAACCGGCGACGGCGGCGCACCGGTGATGACCATGGTGCGTCCGGAGGACTTCGCGGTCCGGATCGGCGACAACGGGCTGATCGGGCTGGGGGAGTCCTTCATGGCGGGGGACTGGGAAGCATCAGACCTCGCCGGTGTCCTCGAGGTCTTTGCCTCCTCGGTGGACACACTCATCCCCGTGCCGCTGCAGAAACTCCGGAGCCTGTACCTGCCGCGGGCGCCGCGGAAGGAGCGAAACACCGAGCAGAACACCCGCGGCAACATCTCCCGGCATTATGACCTCTCCAACGAGCTGTTCGGCAACTTCCTCGACGCCACCATGAGTTACTCCTCGGCGCTGTTCCCCGCGTCGGCGGGCCGGCTGGCTGAGGTGGGCTGGGATGACCTGGCCGCGGCGCAGCTGGCGAAGATCGACAGGCTGCTGGACAAGGCCGGCGTGAGGGAGGGCACCCGCCTGCTGGAGATCGGCACCGGCTGGGGCGAACTGGCCCTGCGGGCGGCAGCACGCGGTGCCACCGTGTACACGGTTACGCTCTCCAGCGAGCAGCAGGCGCTCGCCGAGCGGCGGATCGAGGAAGCGGGCTTCTCCGGACAGGTCACAGTGGGACTGCAGGACTACCGGGCCGTCGAAGGCGAGTACGACGCCGTCGTGTCCGTGGAGATGATCGAAGCGGTGGGGTACGAATACTGGCCCGTCTACTTCCAGACCGTCGACCGGGTGCTGGCGCCCGGCGGCAAGGTGGCCATCCAGGCCATCACCATGCCGCACGGGCGGATGCTCGCCACCCGCAACGCCTACACCTGGGTGCACAAGTACATCTTCCCGGGCGGTTTCCTGCCGTCCGTGCGGGCGATCGAGAGTGTCACGGAGCAGCACACCACGCTCCGGGTGAGGGAGCGCCGTGGCCTGGGTGACCACTACGCCGCCACGCTGCGTCTGTGGGAGGAGCGGTTCCTGCTGCGTGCCGCGGAAGTGCGCGGGCTGGGGTTCGACGCGGTCTTCCAGCGGATGTGGCTGTTCTACCTGTGCTACTCGCGGGCCGGTTTCCAGTCCGGATACCTGGATGTTCAGCAGATCGTCCTGGACCGCCGGGAGGCGCAGCTGTAACCCGGCGTTTTCTTAATCACAGTGGGGGTCCCGAAGCATGCTTCGGGACCCCCACTGTTGTGTTCCGGGCCACCCAAACAGCGCCTTCAGGGGTGCCGCGACACGCCGTCTGCGGCGCGACACGCTGGCGTTTAAATGTGTCTAACTACTCCACAGGGTGTGGATTCCGTCCGCCAAAAACGCGGAAATCCGGACATTTTGAGGGCGCCGGCCTGTGGATTAAAGGTGCATTAAATGACATACTTGTAATACATCATCTTGGGGTCCCATTCGGGGCCGCGCACTACATGTAGTATCGACATACAGATTGAGCGGGAGACCGGCGCAGCCAGTACTGGACGGTAAGGTCCGGGCAGAGTCCACCGCTACGATGCCAGAGATTTCACGACAGAGATTTAAAGACAGAGACACCAGCAAGGTCTCAGAAGAGCAGCAGCAGTGACTTCAACAAAGGGGACAGGAACCATGACCGTTACGGTTTACACCAAGCCGGCCTGCGTACAGTGCAACGCCACCTACCGTGCGCTGGACAAGAAGGGCATTGCCTACCAGAGCGTGGACATCTCCCAGGACGCGGACGCCCTTGAGCGCCTGAAGTCGCTCGGTTACATGCAGGCGCCGGTCGTCGTCACGGACCAGGACCACTGGTCCGGTTTCCGTCCGGACAAGATCGAAGAGCTGGCGCTGAGCGCGTCCGCTTCCGTGGCCTAGGGCTGCACCACCGCCGTTTCCGGCAAAGAATTCCCAAGTAGATGAGGTGACTCGCATGGCCGCGCCGGCACTTGCCGATGCGCCGGCCGCAGCCCGCGCTGCGGACACGACGCCCGTCAGTCAGACACCGCCCGTGAACCAGACCCGCAGCCGCCTCATCTACTTCTCCTCGGCCTCCGAAAACACCAGGCGCTTCATCGAGAAGCTTGGTGCGGACGCCGCCAGGATCCCCCTGCATGCCAAGGATGAACCCCTCGTAGCCTGTGAGCCGTTCGTGCTCGTGGTCCCCACCTACGGCGGGACAGGCGGCGAGGGTTCAGTGCCGAAACAGGTCATCAGGTTCCTGAACAACCCGGAAAACCGGCGCCTGCTCCGGGGCGTCATCGGCGCCGGAAACACGAATTTCGGGGACAACTACTGCATGGCGGGCGACATCATCGCCGCCAAGTGCAAAGTCCCCCACCTATACAGGTTCGAACTCATGGGTACGCCGGAAGACGTCTCCCGTGTACAAAAAGGATTGGAAGAGTTTTGGACACGACTGTCGCAGACACAGAAGTAACCAGGCCCGAAGGAAAGGACGCGTCCATGGACACGGCTGTTGAAAAGCAGGAGAAGCCGGCGCTCCCCGCTGCCTACAAGGGCCTGGGCTACCACGAGCTGAACGCGATGCTGAACCTCTACGGTCCAAACGGTGAGATCCAGTTCGAGGCTGACCGCGAGGCGGCCCATCAGTACTTCCTGCAGCACGTGAACAACAACACGGTCTTCTTCCATGACCTCGAGGAGAAGCTCGACTACCTGGTAAAAAACCAGTACTACGAGCGTGAAACCCTCGACCAGTACACGATGAACTTCATCCGTGACCTGTTCAACCGCGCCTACAAGAAGAAGTTCCGCTTCGAGACCTTCCTGGGCGCCTTCAAGTTCTACACGTCCTACACGCTGAAGACGTTCGACGGCAAGCGCTTCCTCGAGCGCTACGAGGACCGCGTGTGCATGGTGGCCCTGCACCTGGCCCGCGGCAACGAGCAGCTGGCCACCCAGATGGTCGACGAGATCATCGAGGGCCGGTTCCAGCCTGCCACCCCGACGTTCCTGAATGCCGGCAAAAAGCAGCGCGGCGAGCTGGTCTCCTGCTTCCTGCTCCGCATCGAGGACAACATGGAGTCGATCGGCCGCTCGATCAACTCCGCCCTGCAGCTGTCCAAGCGCGGCGGCGGTGTGGCGTTCGCCCTGACCAACATCCGCGAGGTCGGCGCTCCGATCAAGCAGATCGAGAACCAGTCCTCCGGCGTTATCCCCGTGATGAAGCTCCTCGAAGACAGCTTCTCCTACGCCAACCAGCTGGGTGCCCGACAGGGCGCCGGTGCCGTGTACCTGCACGCCCACCACCCCGACATCTACCGGTTCCTGGACACCAAGCGGGAGAACGCGGACGAGAAGATCCGCATCAAGACCCTTTCACTCGGCGTCGTCATCCCGGACATCACCTTCGAGCTGGCCAAGAAGGACGAGGACATGTACCTGTTCTCGCCGTACGACGTCGAGCGCGTCTACAGGATGCCGTTCTCCGACGTCTCGGTCACTGAGAAGTACTACGAGATGGTGGACGATTCCCGGATCAAGAAAACCAAGATCAAGGCGCGCGAGTTCTTCCAGACCCTCGCCGAGATCCAGTTCGAATCCGGCTACCCCTACATCATGTTCGAGGACACCGTTAACCGGGAAAACCCGATTGACGGCAAGATCATCATGTCCAACCTGTGCTCGGAGATCCTCCAGGTTTCCCAGCCCACGACGTACCACGATGACCTGTCCTACGACGAGACCGGCAAGGACATCTCCTGCAACCTGGGCTCGCTGAACATCGCGAAGACCATGGACTCGCCGGACTTCGGCCTGACCATCGAGACGGCCATCCGCTCGCTCTCGGCTGTCTCGGACATGTCCAACATCACCTCGGTGCCGTCCATCGCCCGCGGCAACGACCAGTCGCACGCCATCGGCCTGGGCCAGATGAACCTGCACGGCTACCTGGCGCGCGAGCGGGTCCACTACGGCTCAGAAGAGGGCCTGGACTTCACCAACATCTACTTCTACTCCGTGGTGTTCCACGCGGTCCGCGCGTCGAACCTGCTCTCCATCGAGACCGGCCAGACGTTCGGCGGCTTCGAGAAGTCCAAGTACGCCTCAGGCGAGTTCTTCGACAAGTACATCGAGCAGGAATGGGTCCCGCAGACCGAGAAGGTCAGGGAGCTCTTCAAGGACGTGCACATTCCCACCCAGGAGGACTGGCGCGAGCTGAAGGCCTCCGTCATGGAGCACGGCATCTACAACCAGAACCTGCAGGCGGTGCCGCCGACCGGCTCGATCTCGTACATCAACAACTCCACCTCCTCGATCCACCCGGTGGCGTCCAAGATTGAGATCCGCAAGGAAGGCAAGATCGGCCGCGTCTACTACCCGGCGCCGTACCTGACGAACGACAACCTGGAGTACTACCAGGACGCGTACGAGATCGGCTATGAGAAGATCATCGACACCTACGCCGCTGCTACCCAGCACGTGGACCAGGGTCTGTCGCTGACGCTGTTCTTCAAGGACACCGCCACCACCCGCGACATCAACAAGGCCCAGATCTACGCCTGGCGCAAGGGCATCAAGACCATCTACTACATCCGTCTGCGCCAGCTCGCGCTGGAAGGAACGGAAGTGGAGGGTTGCGTTTCCTGCATGCTCTGACCGCCGGTCGAGCCTGACGAGACCAAGGCCACGCACGACGGCGGGTGCCCGCCCGCCGTCGTACGCTTTAAGTAAGAACCCACCCAACTTTTTAGGGGATGACATGACCGAGAAGGTCAAGCTGCTGAGCCACGTCGAGGCCATCAACTGGAACCGCATCCAGGACGACAAGGACGTCGAGGTCTGGAACCGCCTCGTCAACAACTTCTGGCTGCCCGAGAAGGTGCCGCTGTCCAACGATGTCCAGTCGTGGAACACACTGACCCCGGCTGAACAGCAGCTGACCATGCGCGTGTTTACCGGCCTGACCCTGCTGGACACCATCCAGGGAACCGTCGGCGCCGTTTCGCTGATCCCGGATGCGATCACCCCGCACGAAGAGGCCGTGTACACCAACATCGCCTTCATGGAGGCCGTGCACGCCAAGAGCTACTCCTCGATCTTCTCCACCCTGTGCTCCACCAAGGAGATCGACGACGCCTTCCGCTGGTCCACCGAGAACGAGAACCTTCAGAAGAAGGCCCAGATCGTCATGGACTACTACCAGGGCGACGATCCCCTGAAGCGCAAGGTGGCTTCCACGCTGCTGGAGAGCTTCCTTTTCTACTCCGGCTTCTACCTGCCGATGTACTGGTCCTCGCGTGCCAAGCTGACGAACACGGCCGACCTGATCCGCCTGATCATCCGCGACGAGGCCGTGCACGGCTACTACATCGGCTACAAGTTCCAGCGCGGGCTGGAGACCGTCTCCGAGGCCCGCCGGCAGGAAATCAAGGATTACACCTTCGAGCTGCTCTTCGAGCTGTACGAGAACGAAGTCCAGTACACGCACGACCTCTACGACGGCGTCGGCCTGGCAGAGGACGTCAAGAAGTTCCTGCACTACAACGCCAACAAGGCGCTGATGAACCTGGGCTACGAGGCCATGTTCCCGGCCTCCGTCACCGACGTGAACCCGGCCATCCTCTCGGCCCTGTCGCCGAACGCCGACGAGAACCACGACTTCTTCTCGGGCTCGGGTTCGTCCTACGTCATCGGCAAGGCCGTCAACACCGAGGATGAGGACTGGGACTTCTAGTTCTTCTTCTCTACTGTGGCATGAGCCGCTGCGGCCCCCGCTTCCCGAACAACAGGGCAGCGGGGGCCGCAATTTTTATCCGCTGACTACTCCAGTCCGCGCCGTCCAGACCAGCCGGCCGCTGCGGAAATCCGATTGCCGGCCACCGGGCACCGCATACTCGTCGCTGACGGGATAGCCGAGCCGGCCCTTCTCCCAGCCCAGTGATGCCCACCTGGCCCGGATGGCACCGTGCACCTCATGCCCGCCTGTCTTCGGCGACCAGTAGATCGAGGCCCCGCCCGAACCGGAGAAGTGGTTGTACCGGCCGACTTTGTCGAGGGTGCCCATCTCGTCGGTCAGCGGATAGCCAAGTTTGCCCTTCTCCCAGCCCAGGGACGCCCACTTGGCCCGGATCGCCCCGCGCACCTCATGGGCACCTGTCTTGGGTGACCAGTAGATCGAGGCCCCGCCGGAACCGGAGAAGTGGGTGTACCGGCCGACCCGGTCCGGCGTGATCTTCTGGTCGGTGGTTGGGTAACCGAGCGGGCCCTTCTCCGAGCCCAGGGACACCCATTTGGTGCGGATCGCGCCGTGGATCTCATGGGCGCCTGTCGTGGGCGACCAGAAGATCGACGCTCCGCCGGAACCGGAGAAGTGGCTGTACTGCCCCGCCCCGTCTACAGCTGCCGTCTGGTCGGTGGTTGGGTAGCCGAGCAGGCCCTTCTCCCAGCCCAGGGATGCCCACTTGGCCCGGATCTCGCCGTGCACCTCATGGGCACCGGTCGAGGGTGACCAGAAGATCGATGCCCCGCCCGAACCCGAGAAGTGGGTGTACCGGCCGATCCGGTCCGGCGTGATGTTCTCATCGGTGGTTGGGTAGCCGAGCACGCCTTTCTCGGAGCCCAGGGACGCCCATTTCGTGCGGATCGCGCCGTGGATCTCATGGGCGCCGGTAGTGGGCGACCAGTAGATCGACGCTCCGCCCGAACCCGAGAAGTCGCTGTACTGCCCCGCCCCGTCCGCAGTGGCCGCCTGGTCCGCGATTGGGTACCCGAGCAGGCCCTTCTCCCAGCCCAGCGACGCCCACTTGGCGCGGATGTCACCGTGCAGCTCGTGCGCGCCGGTCTTCGGCGACCAGTAGATCGAAGCCCCGCCCGAACCGGTGAAGTGGCTGTAGCGCCCCACCCCATCCGGCGTGGCCTTTACGTCGGTGGTCGGGAACCCAAGGCTGCCCGCGGCGCCGCCGGCAGCCTTGTAGCTCGTATAAATCGCGGCATGGACCTCATGCGCCCCTGTGGCCGGCGACCAGCAGATCACCCCGGTAACGAAGTCCTGGCACTTTCCGTCCGCAACGGCGTACTCTCCGCTGAGCGCCCGCCCGAGTGAGGACGACGGGCGGCCGGCGCCGATCTGTTGTGCCTTGACGGCGATCGGGTCGTCGGTGCCGATGCCGGTGAGCATCACCTTCAGCTCGCCTTGGCTGTCGTCCGTGGTGATCAGGTAGAAGGTGTCCTGTGTGCCGGCCTGTCCCAGGGCCGCCGGCGTGAAGGTCACGCTCTGGAAGGCGGACTCATCAGGGGGGATGGTGATGCCCTCGGAGATGGGGGTGGCTGTGGAGAAGGCGCCCTGCGGCGCCTTCGCCTTGGTGACCGTCATCGGGATATTGCCGGTGTTGGAGATGGTGAAGTCAGCGGTGGCCGATGTTCCAACGGGGACGTCCCCGAAGTCCAGCGAGGCCGGCATTTCCAGGTGTGCCGCTCCGGACACCGCGGTCGCGGTCAGCGGCACGGTCACGGAGCCGCGGTCGCTGGTGACCACCAGCGAGTCGGTGACCGGGTCCGCCGTCGTCGGGCTGAAAGTCACAGACACGGGTACCGAGGCGAGGGGCTGGATCTGCTGGCCCACCACGGGCAGCATGGCGGCGTCGGCGCTAAGCGCCGCGTTGGCTGGCAGGGTGACGCCGGTGATTTCGACGGCGGTTGTCCCGGTGTTGACGATGTTGACTGTCTGCCGGTTGCTTGCCAGGGTCGGCACGTCGGTGAACTGGAGCGCGGCCGGTGTGGCGCCCAGGCCAACCTTTGTGCCGACGGCGTGGATGCCGAGGAGGACGGTCTCGCCGTCATTCGTCGTGACGGTCAGCATCCCGTCAGCCTGTCCGGGAGCTGCGGGGGAGAAGGTCACCGGGACGGTAAGGCTGCCGCCATCGGGCAAAGTCGCGGGCAGGCCGGCCGGAGTTCCGATCCCAAAGGGTGCTCCGGTTGTGACGGAGCTTACCGTCACGTCCCTGGTGGCGGTGATCGTGACGCTGCCGGTTTGGGTGGCGCCCACTTCGGCCGTGCCCAGGTCGGTGTCCGTGGCGCCCACGGCCGCAGTTGTTGGGGCGCCGAAGCCTTGCACATGGCCGTCGCGGGTGCCGACGTAGACCCGGCCGTTGTCAGCGGCCACGGAGGAGAACTTGGCGGCTGTGCCGATCGGGGCGCTGAACACCTGTTGGAGGGATCCGGTGCTGTCCGGGAGGGCGCGGTAGGCGCGCAGTTCCGCGTTGGTCCCGGGCCCTCCGGTGGAGTAGACCGCCCAGACAAGGGCGGTGGATCCGTCCGTGCCTGATGAGGTCACCGCTGGCGCGCCGGACGTGTACCCGAAAGTCCCCGTGGAGGTTCCGACGGAGGCGAGCCTGATCCCGCCCGTGCTGGTCGGCACCAGCTTGAACGCGCGCAGATAGCCTCTGTTTTCGACGGTGTAGAGATACCCGCCATCACTCGTCCCGAGGAACGCAGGCCGTCCCCAGACGCCGTTGTACGGTCCGGCGGAGTCGAGGACCGCATCGGTTCCGGCCGGCCCCTGCCCCATGCCGCCCAGGTTGTCCCGGTCCAGCAGGTAGACGTGGCCGTCCTTGCCGACCTGGACCAGCAGGTGCGGGTGCTCTGCCGTGCCATATCCATCAGGAATGGCAACCGGGGCCCCGGAGCCCAGATCGGTGTCGTTCTGGTCCAGCTTGAGGTTGTTGGCGGGGCTGAAGAAGTCGGTGGGGCTCAGGTTGCCGTCAGCTCCCACCTGGACCCTGACCACCGATTCAGCCAAGGTGCCGGGAGGGGTCTTGCCTGGGCCGGCCTGCGGGGAGATGCCGTTCCCCGTTGCGAACAGGATCTGGCCGGGACCGTCGGATACCAGTCCTCCGCCGGACTGCCAGATCCCGCCTTCGGCGTTGGCATTGCCTGACTCGGTGGCCCACATCGTCGTTTGATGTCCGCTGGTGGACACGCCGATGACGTAGCCGACGAAGGGAGTGTAGTCGCAGTGGCTGGCGAAGCCCGCGTACACCACCCCGTCCATGAGCAGCAGTCCGGGCCGCTGCATGGCGGTCATGGCGTTGAAGGGGCGGGTCGGATCATTGGTGGGGGCACCGCTGATGAGGACTGGGAACCCTGGCCGTTCCGTCCCCGTCGCCTGGTCGAGGGAGTGCATGTACCAGTGCGGGAGTTGCGGGGTCGCTCCGTCGTTCGTCTTGGCCAGCAGGAAGACGCTGTTTGTAGCCGGGTCGAAGACCGGCGTGGAAGTGATTCCGATGTTGGGCGTGAGGTCACCGCAGCTCACGGTCGACGCCGGCCAGGCCGGCCCGAGGGAACGCTGCCACTTCGTCTCTCCTGTGGCGCTGTCCAGCCCGTAAACGGCGTTGTTTTCCGTCGCGGCAATTACGGTGCCGCCCACCACGAGGGGCTGGGCATAGACCTGTCCGTTCACCGCCGTCGAGAACAGCTTGCCGAAGTTCGAGGACGAGACAGACGACGGCGAGAGGATGCTTTCGGTGTTATTCCACCCGGTCCGCAGCGTATCGCGGCCAATCGTGCCGACGTCCGCGGCGGCGACTCCGCTCACGGACAGTCCGGCCGCTGCAAGGACTGCCGACAGAACGGCACTCCATGCGCTTCGGCGTTGCAGGCGCCAGGAGCGCCGGGTGGACAGCTTTGCGGCCGAGGCGCGAGTCAACGCCCCAGTTCCTCGTTGACGGAGCATGTTTGAGACCTGCTTCAGACCGTGGTTGGACTAGGCGCCGTGTCCGCTGCAGTTGGAGATTGCATCGGGCCCGGTGTGTCCTGAACGGGGCCTCCCAAACCTTTACCTTCAGGACGATCCCACTGTCTGTGCCGGGGCCTAGGAAAAAGTCGGAGGCCCACCCCAAAATGAGGGGGGCGGGGTCACGGGCTAGGCTTTAAGCCATGAAGCCCAAGGCAATCCTCGTCACGGCTTTTCTCATGGTCGCGGTTGTCGTTGCGATCATCATTGCCTGGATTATTTGGCGCCCTGACGTCACGGCCGTGTAGACGGCCCTGCGATCTCAGAAGCCAGGCGGCAGAAGACCCGTGGACATTCGTGCGGCTGCCTCCAGCTACCGCGGCCTCTACCAGGGCCGGAACCGGAGCCCGGCGCGGGAAGCCTAGTGGTCGGAAGCACGCCCGCGGGTGCAGCGCGCCGTGTGGCACGCCGCGCTAATGCTAAGTACCGTCGTCGTAAGAACCAACAGAACCAACGCGAAATCAGTCGGGGGCAGCATGAGCAAGACAGGGGCAGCATGAGCAAGAACGGCCGGAACCGGAATAAGCGCAAGGGTCCCGCCCGTAAGGGGAGTCCAGCCGCACGCGGCTCTTCGCCCGCTTCCCTGAGCTCTTTCCGGGCCGGGCGGGCCGTCGACTCGCTTGCGCCGGCATTTGTCCGGTGGTTCGACGACGGCGCTCCCGGCGCTGCTGCCGCCGCCCTGGACTGCCTGGCAGCCATAGAAAGCGTCATGGGCCGGTACATGGACCGTGTGGCCGCTGCTGACCTGACAGGCCTTGATCCTGTGATCCTGGCCGAGGCTCTGGCAGCTGATCTCGCCTCGCCGGCGGGAGACGAAGACGACGACCGTGGTGAGTTTGTCGTCGCCGCTGTGCACGGATTTGTCGACTTTCTAGCTGACACTGACCGGTGGTCAGGTTCAGCCGAACAGCTCGCCGACGTCGCTGAACTTCTCAACGCCCTTATGGGGGAGACAAATGAGTGGGCCCTCGTCGACGTGCCAGTCATCTCCGACGAGGACGCCCTGAAAGTCTTTTCAAAGCTCCCGTTGATCCGGCGGACCACTGCGCTGCTTCAGTGGATGGGCGACGCAAAGCCGGTGACCGCAACCGGTGCGCTGCGGACGAAGGATATCGAAAACGCGGCGGCGTGCTTCGGGCTGGAAGTCAGGGGCGGCCCCAAACAGGCCGGCGGCCCGGAGGCCGGGGACGGCGGTTCCGAAAAGCCCGTGCCGACAGTCCGCAGCATGTATGAGGTGCAGCTGCTGGCGCAGGTGTGGGAGGCGCTGGCCCGCACCGACCTGATCAAGATCGGGCCAACGAAGGCGGAGCCGACCGAGGCCACCGCCGTTTTCCAGGCCGGCAGTACCCCGGACCGGCTGGAAGAACTTGCGTTCTTCGTCGAACAGTTCCTCTCGGCCTCAGTGCTTGGCTATGACGCTGAACAGCCCTGGGAAGTCCTCGTTGCCGCAACGGTGGCCTCGATGCTGCTGGCGGCGGCCTCGGAGGATCCTCCGCGGACCGGCACCATCCTGGACCCGCGGAAGGGCGCGTCGGCAGAGGAGAGGGCCACAGTCGAAAGCCTGAAGGCCGCGGCCATGCACCAACTCGAGGCCCTTGCGGAGCAGGGGATCCTGTCGATCGACACCCATTTCCGGGTACCGCCTGCCCTGGTCCGGTGCATTGCAACCACCTATGAGGACGC contains these protein-coding regions:
- the nrdF gene encoding class 1b ribonucleoside-diphosphate reductase subunit beta yields the protein MTEKVKLLSHVEAINWNRIQDDKDVEVWNRLVNNFWLPEKVPLSNDVQSWNTLTPAEQQLTMRVFTGLTLLDTIQGTVGAVSLIPDAITPHEEAVYTNIAFMEAVHAKSYSSIFSTLCSTKEIDDAFRWSTENENLQKKAQIVMDYYQGDDPLKRKVASTLLESFLFYSGFYLPMYWSSRAKLTNTADLIRLIIRDEAVHGYYIGYKFQRGLETVSEARRQEIKDYTFELLFELYENEVQYTHDLYDGVGLAEDVKKFLHYNANKALMNLGYEAMFPASVTDVNPAILSALSPNADENHDFFSGSGSSYVIGKAVNTEDEDWDF
- a CDS encoding choice-of-anchor D domain-containing protein — encoded protein: MTRASAAKLSTRRSWRLQRRSAWSAVLSAVLAAAGLSVSGVAAADVGTIGRDTLRTGWNNTESILSPSSVSSSNFGKLFSTAVNGQVYAQPLVVGGTVIAATENNAVYGLDSATGETKWQRSLGPAWPASTVSCGDLTPNIGITSTPVFDPATNSVFLLAKTNDGATPQLPHWYMHSLDQATGTERPGFPVLISGAPTNDPTRPFNAMTAMQRPGLLLMDGVVYAGFASHCDYTPFVGYVIGVSTSGHQTTMWATESGNANAEGGIWQSGGGLVSDGPGQILFATGNGISPQAGPGKTPPGTLAESVVRVQVGADGNLSPTDFFSPANNLKLDQNDTDLGSGAPVAIPDGYGTAEHPHLLVQVGKDGHVYLLDRDNLGGMGQGPAGTDAVLDSAGPYNGVWGRPAFLGTSDGGYLYTVENRGYLRAFKLVPTSTGGIRLASVGTSTGTFGYTSGAPAVTSSGTDGSTALVWAVYSTGGPGTNAELRAYRALPDSTGSLQQVFSAPIGTAAKFSSVAADNGRVYVGTRDGHVQGFGAPTTAAVGATDTDLGTAEVGATQTGSVTITATRDVTVSSVTTGAPFGIGTPAGLPATLPDGGSLTVPVTFSPAAPGQADGMLTVTTNDGETVLLGIHAVGTKVGLGATPAALQFTDVPTLASNRQTVNIVNTGTTAVEITGVTLPANAALSADAAMLPVVGQQIQPLASVPVSVTFSPTTADPVTDSLVVTSDRGSVTVPLTATAVSGAAHLEMPASLDFGDVPVGTSATADFTISNTGNIPMTVTKAKAPQGAFSTATPISEGITIPPDESAFQSVTFTPAALGQAGTQDTFYLITTDDSQGELKVMLTGIGTDDPIAVKAQQIGAGRPSSSLGRALSGEYAVADGKCQDFVTGVICWSPATGAHEVHAAIYTSYKAAGGAAGSLGFPTTDVKATPDGVGRYSHFTGSGGASIYWSPKTGAHELHGDIRAKWASLGWEKGLLGYPIADQAATADGAGQYSDFSGSGGASIYWSPTTGAHEIHGAIRTKWASLGSEKGVLGYPTTDENITPDRIGRYTHFSGSGGASIFWSPSTGAHEVHGEIRAKWASLGWEKGLLGYPTTDQTAAVDGAGQYSHFSGSGGASIFWSPTTGAHEIHGAIRTKWVSLGSEKGPLGYPTTDQKITPDRVGRYTHFSGSGGASIYWSPKTGAHEVRGAIRAKWASLGWEKGKLGYPLTDEMGTLDKVGRYNHFSGSGGASIYWSPKTGGHEVHGAIRARWASLGWEKGRLGYPVSDEYAVPGGRQSDFRSGRLVWTARTGVVSG